From Microtus pennsylvanicus isolate mMicPen1 chromosome 10, mMicPen1.hap1, whole genome shotgun sequence, one genomic window encodes:
- the LOC142858285 gene encoding small ribosomal subunit protein eS25-like, with protein sequence MLPKDDKKKKDAGKSAKKDKDPVNKSGGKAKKKKWSKGKVWDKLNNLVLFDKATHGKLCKEVSNYKLITPAMVSEKLKIRSSLARAALQELLSKGLITLLSKHRAQIIYTRNTKGGDAPAAGEDA encoded by the coding sequence ATGCTGCCCAAGGatgacaagaagaagaaagatgccggAAAGTCAgccaaaaaagacaaagacccaGTAAATAAGTCCGGTGGCAAGgccaaaaagaagaaatggtCCAAAGGCAAAGTTTGGGACAAGCTCAACAATCTAGTCCTGTTTGACAAGGCTACACACGGCAAACTCTGTAAGGAAGTGTCCAACTATAAACTTATTACTCCAGCCATGGTCTCTGAGAAACTGAAGATTCGCAGTTCCTTGGCCAGGGCAGCTCTTCAGGAGCTCCTTAGTAAAGGGCTTATCACGCTGCTCTCAAAGCACAGAGCCCAAATAATTTACACCAGAAACACAAAGGGTGGAGATGCTCCAGCTGCTGGTGAAGATGCATGA